A window of Pseudomonadota bacterium contains these coding sequences:
- the lpxB gene encoding lipid-A-disaccharide synthase, producing the protein MTRPLTITMIAGETSGDQLGGWLMAAIRAKRPDVQFNGLGGPMMEAQGLSSLFPIREIALIGIAEVLPHVFTIKRRIRDMVAFIEAQQPDVVISIDSPGFVLRVMKQLHARGKVRPKLVHYVAPTVWAYRPERAKIVAERFDHLLCLLPFEPPYFTAEKLPATFIGHEIAWWWKTRGDGAAFRARHGIAPTTPLLAVFPGSRNGEINKLWPDFKAGLERLKARIPDLEIVIQVQPGLIERLRAETAGWAVKALIIPNTDEKKDLFAAATAALAKSGTIGLECALAGLPSIIAYRGSAITAYMVRRMIKIKYANLANLLADRLIIPELIQEDCTPEKIEANLLPLLTDEQARAAQRANLAHIADLLGVNDALSPSEKGADVVLGMLN; encoded by the coding sequence ATGACCCGCCCACTCACGATCACGATGATTGCCGGTGAAACCTCCGGCGACCAGCTCGGCGGCTGGCTGATGGCCGCCATCCGCGCCAAGCGGCCGGATGTGCAGTTCAACGGCCTCGGCGGCCCGATGATGGAAGCGCAGGGCTTAAGCAGCCTGTTTCCCATCCGCGAGATTGCGCTTATCGGCATCGCTGAAGTGCTACCGCACGTGTTCACCATCAAGCGCCGCATCCGCGATATGGTTGCGTTTATCGAAGCGCAGCAGCCGGATGTCGTCATCAGCATCGACTCGCCGGGCTTTGTGCTGCGCGTCATGAAACAGCTGCACGCGCGCGGCAAGGTACGCCCGAAACTGGTGCATTATGTCGCGCCAACCGTTTGGGCCTACCGGCCGGAGCGTGCTAAAATCGTCGCCGAGCGGTTCGATCATTTGCTGTGCCTGCTGCCATTTGAGCCGCCCTATTTCACGGCGGAAAAACTGCCCGCCACCTTCATCGGTCACGAAATCGCCTGGTGGTGGAAAACGCGCGGCGATGGCGCCGCCTTCCGCGCCCGCCACGGCATTGCGCCCACCACGCCGCTACTCGCCGTTTTCCCCGGCAGCCGCAACGGCGAAATCAACAAGCTTTGGCCGGATTTCAAAGCCGGGCTGGAGCGGCTGAAGGCGCGCATTCCGGATCTCGAAATTGTCATTCAGGTGCAGCCCGGTCTTATCGAGCGCCTGCGCGCGGAAACGGCTGGCTGGGCAGTCAAAGCGCTGATCATACCCAACACGGATGAGAAAAAAGACCTGTTCGCCGCCGCCACCGCCGCACTCGCCAAATCCGGCACTATCGGGCTTGAATGCGCGCTGGCGGGCCTGCCCAGCATCATCGCCTATCGGGGTAGCGCCATCACCGCCTATATGGTGCGGCGGATGATTAAAATCAAATACGCCAACCTCGCCAATTTGCTCGCTGATCGCCTCATTATCCCCGAGCTGATTCAGGAAGACTGCACGCCGGAGAAAATTGAAGCAAACCTGCTGCCGCTACTCACTGATGAGCAGGCCCGCGCAGCGCAGCGCGCCAACCTCGCCCACATCGCCGATTTACTCGGCGTGAACGATGCCCTCTCGCCAAGCGAAAAGGGTGCGGATGTGGTGCTTGGGATGTTAAACTGA
- the recG gene encoding ATP-dependent DNA helicase RecG, which yields MRPSALYPWFTPVTALKFIGPAATASLAKLLRPTRATEESQQRDPIVRDLVFHLPTSVLDRRVMTPVANLKAGEYASVEVEIVEHIAPPPARSRVPYRVVTRDSTGILLLSFFHVKDNYVGRQIPVGTKQIICGTVEWYDGQPTIAHPDIMAPIAKAAQVLTLAPIYPLSAGLSQRMLYRAMDQALTRLQPLPEWQDAAFMAEQGFAPFTQSVNQLHHPVEDMDVAPLGAARRRLAYDELLANQLALALARRMVQRQPSSIIAHDDAMEAAWRTALPFTLTNGQNAVLADIAQDMQSGHRMVRLLQGDVGSGKTILAFAAMAQAVANGFQACLMAPTDLLARQHMETLGPLALTAGIRLALLSGKMRKAEQATVRAAIAAGDVDMVVGTHALFQDAVEFRALALMVIDEQHRFGVGQRMRLASKGNAPHLLQMTATPIPRSLGMTLYGDMEISSLTERPPGRKEIETIAVPFARADEVIQGLARVLSKGEKAYWVCPLIDAPTEAEKAASALDLAAAQERFTELSARFPGKVGLVHGRMKLAERETVMQAFAHGAVQLLIATTVVEVGVNVPEATVMVIEHAERFGLAQLHQLRGRVGRSDKPSRCVLMYHDTLSETSKARLNILRETNDGFVIAEEDLRLRGAGDMLGLRQTGMPDFVMADLEHHLPLLRIAHDDAKLVLTRDPDLLDTRGQALRMLLMLFEYDAAMVQLKSV from the coding sequence ATGCGCCCATCCGCGCTATATCCATGGTTTACACCGGTCACGGCGCTGAAATTCATCGGCCCGGCGGCCACCGCGTCGCTCGCGAAGCTGCTGCGGCCAACCCGCGCCACTGAGGAAAGCCAACAGCGTGACCCCATCGTGCGCGATCTGGTGTTTCACCTTCCCACAAGCGTGCTCGACCGGCGGGTGATGACGCCGGTGGCCAACCTCAAAGCCGGGGAATATGCCAGCGTCGAGGTTGAAATCGTCGAGCATATCGCGCCGCCACCTGCGCGCTCCCGCGTGCCTTATCGTGTTGTCACGCGCGATAGCACGGGCATCCTGCTGCTGAGTTTTTTCCATGTGAAGGATAATTATGTCGGCCGCCAAATTCCGGTTGGCACCAAGCAGATTATTTGCGGCACGGTGGAGTGGTATGACGGCCAGCCCACCATCGCCCATCCGGATATTATGGCCCCCATCGCCAAAGCGGCGCAGGTGCTGACGCTTGCCCCCATTTATCCACTTAGCGCCGGGCTGTCGCAGCGCATGCTGTATCGGGCGATGGATCAGGCGCTCACCCGCCTGCAGCCGTTGCCGGAATGGCAGGACGCGGCTTTCATGGCCGAGCAGGGCTTCGCGCCGTTTACCCAAAGCGTCAACCAGCTGCACCACCCGGTGGAGGACATGGATGTTGCGCCGCTGGGTGCCGCGCGCCGCCGTCTGGCGTATGATGAATTGCTCGCCAACCAGCTCGCGCTCGCCCTCGCGCGGCGGATGGTGCAGCGGCAGCCATCCTCCATCATCGCCCATGACGACGCGATGGAAGCCGCGTGGCGCACGGCGTTGCCCTTCACCCTGACCAACGGGCAGAACGCGGTGCTGGCGGATATTGCCCAGGATATGCAATCCGGCCATCGCATGGTGCGGCTGCTGCAGGGCGATGTGGGCAGCGGCAAAACCATCCTCGCCTTCGCGGCGATGGCGCAAGCAGTGGCGAACGGATTTCAGGCCTGCCTGATGGCGCCGACCGACCTGCTGGCGCGCCAGCATATGGAAACACTTGGGCCCCTGGCGCTCACCGCAGGCATCCGCCTTGCGCTGCTCTCGGGAAAAATGCGCAAAGCAGAGCAAGCCACCGTGCGCGCCGCCATCGCGGCGGGGGATGTGGATATGGTGGTCGGCACCCACGCGCTGTTTCAGGACGCGGTGGAGTTTCGCGCCCTCGCGCTGATGGTGATCGATGAGCAGCACCGCTTCGGTGTCGGCCAGCGCATGCGGCTGGCGAGCAAAGGCAATGCGCCGCATTTGCTGCAGATGACGGCCACCCCCATCCCGCGCAGCCTCGGCATGACCCTCTATGGCGACATGGAAATATCCAGCCTCACCGAACGGCCGCCGGGGCGCAAGGAAATCGAGACCATCGCCGTGCCCTTCGCGCGTGCAGATGAGGTGATTCAGGGGCTCGCGCGTGTGCTCAGCAAAGGCGAAAAAGCCTATTGGGTCTGCCCGCTGATCGACGCGCCGACGGAAGCGGAGAAGGCGGCCTCCGCGCTGGATCTGGCGGCGGCGCAGGAGCGCTTCACCGAGCTGAGCGCGCGTTTTCCCGGCAAAGTGGGGCTGGTGCATGGCCGCATGAAACTGGCCGAGCGCGAAACGGTGATGCAAGCCTTCGCCCATGGCGCGGTGCAGCTGCTGATTGCGACAACGGTGGTAGAGGTCGGCGTCAACGTGCCGGAAGCAACGGTGATGGTGATCGAGCATGCCGAGCGCTTCGGCCTTGCCCAGTTGCACCAGCTGCGCGGCCGCGTGGGCCGCAGCGATAAACCCTCACGCTGCGTGCTGATGTATCATGATACGCTTTCGGAAACCTCGAAAGCACGGCTGAATATTTTGCGCGAAACGAACGATGGTTTCGTGATTGCCGAGGAAGACCTCCGCCTGCGCGGCGCGGGCGATATGCTCGGCCTGCGCCAAACCGGCATGCCCGATTTCGTGATGGCGGATTTGGAGCACCATCTGCCCCTATTGCGCATCGCGCATGATGACGCCAAGCTGGTGCTAACGCGCGACCCCGACCTGCTCGACACGCGCGGTCAGGCCCTGCGCATGCTGCTTATGCTGTTTGAATACGACGCGGCGATGGTGCAGTTGAAATCAGTTTAA
- a CDS encoding diguanylate cyclase, translating to MKAEVIEQAPSQLGTARKGEGMLVVVQDNQEKSLIISSMNRSVEQLLGYEPGEVIGRKLETILSQKTALALTEDLEFTADAPDFGDIFQRQRDVRLRQRSGEEVAVNCTLTRMMASGMNACFQLVFPNDHEQTAARKLREFISLNLDGRKEIDEATGLPNHKTAKEFLPLLETYLAETNMNVVFALVRLDRHQKSLAKYGKDACAQLLMHAYHCCRSTFRAEDLIFALSDHTLGVVLFDISRESSRVVLNRLRWKVSNYRIDFGGKPNFTITTCIGFDMLSAKGAEEVFERCEKVMQELDPNERNTLVELGNA from the coding sequence ATGAAGGCAGAAGTAATCGAGCAGGCCCCATCCCAACTCGGCACGGCGCGCAAAGGCGAGGGGATGCTGGTGGTAGTGCAGGATAATCAGGAAAAATCGCTGATTATCAGCAGTATGAACCGCTCTGTGGAGCAGCTTTTAGGCTATGAGCCCGGCGAAGTCATTGGCCGCAAGCTTGAAACGATTCTGAGCCAGAAAACCGCGTTGGCGCTGACGGAAGACCTTGAATTCACCGCCGATGCACCCGATTTCGGCGATATCTTCCAACGCCAGCGCGATGTGCGGCTGCGCCAACGCAGCGGTGAGGAAGTCGCCGTTAACTGTACGCTGACGCGGATGATGGCCAGCGGCATGAATGCCTGCTTCCAGCTTGTGTTCCCGAACGATCACGAGCAAACCGCGGCGCGCAAACTGCGCGAATTCATCAGCCTCAACCTCGATGGCCGCAAGGAAATCGACGAAGCGACGGGCTTGCCGAACCATAAAACCGCGAAGGAATTCCTGCCACTGCTGGAAACCTATCTTGCGGAAACCAATATGAATGTGGTGTTCGCGCTGGTGCGGTTGGATCGCCACCAGAAAAGCCTCGCCAAATATGGCAAGGATGCCTGCGCGCAATTGCTGATGCATGCCTATCATTGCTGCCGCAGCACCTTCCGCGCGGAGGACCTTATTTTCGCATTGTCGGATCATACGCTCGGCGTGGTGCTGTTCGATATCAGCCGCGAATCCAGCCGCGTGGTGCTCAACCGGCTGCGCTGGAAGGTCAGCAATTACCGCATCGATTTCGGTGGCAAACCGAACTTCACCATTACCACCTGCATCGGCTTCGATATGCTGAGCGCCAAAGGGGCGGAGGAAGTGTTCGAGCGCTGTGAGAAAGTGATGCAGGAGCTGGACCCGAACGAGCGCAACACGCTTGTTGAGCTCGGCAACGCCTGA
- a CDS encoding succinate dehydrogenase assembly factor 2 gives MHAQSDLNRPLPRELWLKRLTYRSWHRGCKETDLVLGTYCATHVEQLDTAQMALFEAFLDEDDADIWSWLTEKTPCPNPAYTALLADLRALKIA, from the coding sequence ATGCATGCCCAATCCGATTTAAACCGCCCATTACCCCGCGAGCTGTGGCTGAAGCGCCTAACCTATCGCAGCTGGCATCGCGGCTGTAAGGAAACCGACCTGGTGCTGGGCACCTATTGCGCCACCCATGTGGAGCAGCTGGACACCGCGCAAATGGCGCTTTTCGAGGCGTTTCTGGATGAGGACGATGCCGATATCTGGAGCTGGCTGACCGAAAAAACACCCTGCCCCAACCCGGCTTACACCGCGCTGCTGGCCGACCTGCGCGCGTTGAAAATCGCGTAA
- the mfd gene encoding transcription-repair coupling factor, which produces MALPTSAISRLRAGTTVPFAQAPTPAHAYILCHLVRQTGKPVVHLLPQDKDMASVEALCRFLAPEIPVLTLPAWDTLPYDRVSPSAAVTAARLVALSQLATTHTQPYILLTTVNAATQKLSPRALFAQARFAIAKGTTLARDALFTFLTNNGYQRVGKVMEAGEYAVRGSLIDLFPSGHEEAIRIDMFGDEVESLRRFDPLSQISDAPVEALELRPVSEVLLQPDTISRFRQRYLELFGAVTRDDPLYESISASRTYAGMEHWLPLFYDTLDTLADYTQGAIFSMDHRVDPLITERDEAVADYYDARKTMQRKDSANYNPVPPEQLFLPHDRFYRIWRDHPCVALTPFAAADAEPLSLRPSPQLFNRRHEEGQHARDVILDYLSAATIPVILAANSAGSADRIGKMLGAAKHQLVVLPIEQGFISPEFILLTEQDMFGERIIRTQKKKRKSEAFLAEAASFIEGELIVHREHGIGRFEGLVTVEIGDTKHDCLKLIYDGGDKLFLPVENIDLVSRYGTAEGEVSLDKLGGVAWQKRKSALKKRLKMAAEALISVAAARAATPAPVVVADTGLYDEFIDRFPYTETEDQLQAIDDVRTDLGAGHAMDRLVCGDVGFGKTEVALRAAFIAASTGMQVAIIAPTTLLARQHYHTFTKRFDGLPFTIRMLSRLTSTKDAVDTKALLPEGKVDIVIGTHALLASGVQFKNLGLLVVDEEQHFGVAQKEKLKALKSSIHVLTLSATPIPRTLQLSLSGVRELSLITTPPVDRLAVRTYVMPYDPVVLREAILREYNRGGKIFVVTPRVKYMAELRQKFEELVPEVKIVAAHGQMGAVALDKTMNEFYDGKYDLLLSTSIIESGIDIPTANTMIIDRADMFGLSQLYQLRGRVGRSKTRAYAYLTLPHGKKLNREAERRLEVMQQLDALGAGFQLASHDMDIRGFGNLLGEEQSGHVKEVGIELYQAMLEEAIADMKRKTSTHGAVESADWSPQINLGMSVLIPESYVEDLPLRLSLYRRAAGLASAAELESFAAELVDRFGTSPIEVEHFIATLHIKLLCKRAGIVRLDAGPKGMVLAFRDNKFAHPAALLDHIARNVGRIKLRADQTLFVGVDTGADAQRLKIAATIAEEITALLPTTAEKAA; this is translated from the coding sequence ATGGCGCTTCCCACCAGTGCGATCAGCCGCCTTCGTGCCGGCACCACCGTGCCGTTCGCGCAAGCGCCCACCCCTGCGCACGCCTATATTCTCTGCCATTTAGTGCGCCAGACCGGCAAGCCCGTTGTCCATCTGCTGCCGCAGGACAAGGATATGGCCAGTGTCGAAGCGCTCTGCCGCTTCCTTGCGCCCGAAATTCCCGTGCTCACCCTGCCCGCATGGGACACCCTTCCCTATGACCGCGTGAGCCCGAGCGCCGCCGTCACTGCCGCGCGGCTGGTGGCGCTGAGCCAACTGGCCACTACCCACACACAACCCTATATTCTGCTCACCACCGTCAACGCCGCCACACAAAAATTGTCGCCACGGGCACTGTTTGCGCAAGCGCGCTTTGCCATCGCCAAAGGCACCACACTGGCGCGCGATGCGCTGTTCACCTTCCTCACCAATAACGGCTACCAGCGCGTGGGCAAGGTGATGGAAGCCGGGGAATATGCCGTGCGCGGCTCGCTGATCGACCTATTTCCCAGCGGCCACGAGGAAGCGATCCGCATCGATATGTTCGGCGACGAGGTCGAATCCCTGCGCCGCTTCGACCCGCTCAGCCAAATCAGCGATGCGCCGGTCGAGGCGCTGGAACTGCGCCCGGTCAGCGAAGTGCTGCTGCAGCCCGACACCATTTCGCGTTTTCGTCAGCGCTATCTGGAATTGTTCGGCGCGGTGACGCGCGATGACCCGCTGTATGAATCCATCAGCGCCAGCCGTACCTATGCGGGCATGGAGCATTGGCTGCCGCTGTTTTACGACACGCTCGACACGCTCGCCGATTATACGCAAGGCGCGATTTTCAGCATGGATCACCGCGTCGATCCGCTCATCACCGAGCGCGACGAAGCCGTCGCCGATTATTACGACGCCCGAAAAACCATGCAGCGCAAGGACAGCGCCAATTATAATCCCGTGCCGCCGGAGCAGCTTTTTCTGCCGCATGACCGCTTCTACCGCATCTGGCGCGACCATCCGTGCGTCGCCCTCACGCCATTTGCGGCGGCGGATGCCGAGCCACTTTCCTTGCGGCCAAGCCCCCAGCTGTTCAACCGCCGCCACGAAGAAGGCCAGCACGCGCGCGATGTGATCCTCGATTACCTGAGCGCCGCCACCATCCCCGTGATCCTTGCCGCCAATTCCGCCGGGAGCGCGGACCGCATCGGCAAAATGCTGGGCGCAGCCAAGCACCAGCTGGTGGTGCTGCCCATCGAGCAAGGCTTCATCAGCCCGGAATTTATTCTGCTCACCGAGCAGGATATGTTCGGTGAGCGCATTATCCGCACGCAGAAGAAAAAGCGCAAATCCGAGGCGTTCCTTGCCGAAGCCGCGAGCTTTATCGAAGGCGAGCTGATCGTCCACCGCGAGCACGGTATCGGCAGATTTGAAGGCCTCGTCACGGTCGAGATCGGCGACACAAAACATGACTGCCTGAAGCTGATTTACGACGGCGGCGACAAATTGTTCCTGCCGGTCGAAAACATCGATCTCGTCAGCCGCTACGGCACCGCCGAGGGCGAGGTCAGCCTCGATAAGCTGGGCGGCGTCGCCTGGCAGAAGCGCAAATCCGCCCTCAAAAAACGCCTTAAAATGGCGGCCGAGGCCCTCATCAGTGTCGCTGCCGCGCGCGCCGCGACGCCTGCGCCGGTGGTCGTCGCCGATACCGGGCTATACGACGAATTCATCGACCGCTTCCCCTACACCGAAACCGAGGATCAGCTGCAAGCCATCGACGATGTGCGCACCGACCTTGGCGCCGGCCACGCGATGGATCGCCTCGTCTGCGGCGATGTCGGGTTCGGCAAAACCGAAGTTGCCCTGCGCGCCGCGTTCATCGCCGCCAGCACGGGCATGCAGGTCGCCATCATCGCGCCAACAACCTTGCTCGCTCGCCAGCATTACCATACGTTTACCAAGCGCTTCGACGGCCTGCCGTTCACCATCCGCATGCTTTCGCGCCTGACCAGCACCAAGGACGCTGTCGACACCAAAGCGCTGCTGCCCGAAGGTAAGGTCGATATTGTGATTGGCACCCATGCGCTGCTGGCAAGCGGTGTGCAGTTCAAAAATCTCGGCCTTCTGGTGGTGGATGAAGAACAGCATTTCGGCGTCGCCCAGAAGGAAAAACTCAAGGCCCTCAAATCCAGCATCCATGTGTTGACGCTCTCGGCCACGCCCATCCCGCGCACGCTGCAGCTCTCGCTTTCGGGCGTGCGCGAGCTGTCGCTCATCACCACTCCGCCGGTGGATCGTCTCGCCGTGCGCACCTATGTGATGCCCTATGACCCGGTGGTGCTGCGCGAAGCGATCCTGCGCGAATATAACCGTGGCGGTAAAATTTTCGTCGTCACCCCGCGCGTGAAATATATGGCGGAGCTACGCCAGAAGTTTGAAGAGCTGGTGCCGGAAGTGAAAATCGTCGCCGCTCATGGCCAGATGGGCGCTGTCGCGCTCGATAAGACCATGAACGAGTTTTATGACGGGAAATACGACCTGCTGCTCTCGACCTCGATTATCGAATCGGGCATCGACATCCCGACCGCCAACACCATGATTATCGACCGCGCAGATATGTTCGGCCTCAGCCAGCTTTACCAGCTGCGCGGGCGCGTGGGCCGCAGCAAAACGCGCGCCTATGCCTACCTCACCCTGCCGCATGGGAAAAAGCTCAACCGCGAGGCCGAGCGGCGGCTGGAGGTGATGCAGCAGCTGGATGCGCTGGGCGCCGGGTTCCAACTGGCCAGCCACGATATGGACATCCGCGGCTTCGGCAATTTGCTGGGCGAGGAGCAATCCGGCCACGTAAAAGAGGTCGGTATCGAGCTTTACCAAGCCATGCTGGAGGAGGCGATTGCGGACATGAAACGCAAAACCTCCACCCACGGCGCGGTTGAATCCGCCGATTGGAGCCCGCAAATCAACCTCGGCATGTCGGTGCTCATTCCGGAATCCTATGTCGAGGATCTGCCGTTGCGCCTCAGCCTCTACCGCCGCGCGGCGGGCCTTGCCAGCGCCGCCGAGCTTGAAAGCTTCGCCGCCGAGCTGGTCGATCGCTTCGGCACCAGCCCCATCGAGGTCGAGCATTTCATCGCCACCCTCCACATCAAGCTGCTGTGCAAACGTGCCGGCATCGTGCGGTTGGATGCCGGGCCCAAAGGCATGGTGCTGGCCTTCCGCGACAATAAATTCGCCCACCCGGCCGCCCTGCTCGACCATATCGCCCGCAACGTCGGCCGCATCAAGCTGCGCGCCGACCAGACCCTGTTTGTGGGCGTGGACACCGGCGCGGATGCCCAACGCCTTAAAATTGCCGCGACCATTGCGGAGGAGATCACCGCATTGCTGCCTACCACAGCAGAAAAAGCGGCGTAA
- the parE gene encoding DNA topoisomerase IV subunit B, with protein MSDLFKSATKPKPVASTYSAEHIEVLEGLEPVRRRPGMYIGGNDENAMHHLINEVFDNAMDEAVAGHASFIEVDLQPDNKVTIRDNGRGIPVDAHPKFPKKSALEVILTTLHAGGKFDDKVYHTAGGLHGVGISVVNALSDHLEVEVAREQQLYIQHYSRGLPLAKIRNAGAIKNRRGTSVMFHPDAEIFGTKAKFRPEKVYKLIRSKAYLFSGVEIRWSCAPELLGEGSKVPASEIIHFPGGLGDFLTMELDGKPLVTEPFSGAADLADGKGRIEWAIAWPREDEDGHSSLFCNTIPTPEGGTHEAGLRAALTKGLRTLGDMTKNKRASTIMADDVMQGAIVIMSLFIKEPQFQGQTKDKLVSNDATRLVEGALRDPFDHFLSANLEQGNALLNHIIYKAEERLRRRQEKNVKRQNVTSRLRLPGKLADCTRSIPQGTELFLVEGDSAGGSAKQARERETQAVLPLRGKILNVASATIDKIRGNQEISDLMQALGVSTGSQFDIAALRYEKVVIMTDADVDGAHIASLLMTFFYQEMPKLISHGHLYLAQPPLFRIIAGGVTYYAQTDVEKDKLVAQLAVKHKSKIEIGRFKGLGEMTAAQLKETTMDPKKRTLLKVEIAHEDIDDTAERVNQLMGKKPELRFKFIREQTELYGDKFREALDV; from the coding sequence ATGTCTGACCTCTTTAAATCCGCTACCAAGCCAAAGCCTGTGGCTTCGACCTATTCCGCCGAGCATATTGAAGTGCTGGAGGGGCTTGAGCCCGTGCGCCGCCGCCCCGGCATGTATATCGGCGGGAACGACGAAAATGCGATGCACCACCTCATCAACGAGGTGTTCGATAACGCGATGGATGAAGCGGTCGCGGGCCATGCAAGCTTCATCGAAGTGGATTTGCAGCCCGATAACAAAGTCACCATCCGCGATAACGGGCGCGGCATTCCGGTGGATGCGCACCCGAAATTTCCGAAGAAATCCGCGCTCGAAGTGATCCTGACCACGCTGCATGCGGGCGGTAAGTTCGATGATAAAGTCTACCACACCGCCGGTGGTTTGCATGGCGTGGGTATCTCGGTCGTCAACGCATTGTCGGACCATCTCGAAGTGGAAGTCGCGCGCGAGCAGCAGCTTTACATCCAGCATTATTCCCGCGGCCTGCCGCTCGCCAAAATCCGCAATGCGGGCGCGATCAAGAACCGCCGCGGCACCAGCGTCATGTTTCACCCGGACGCGGAAATCTTCGGCACAAAAGCGAAATTCCGCCCGGAGAAAGTCTATAAGCTGATCCGCTCGAAGGCGTATCTGTTCAGCGGCGTCGAAATCCGCTGGAGCTGCGCGCCGGAATTGCTCGGTGAAGGCAGCAAAGTCCCGGCATCGGAAATCATCCATTTCCCCGGCGGCCTTGGCGACTTTTTGACCATGGAGCTGGATGGCAAGCCGCTTGTCACCGAGCCGTTCAGCGGCGCGGCCGACCTTGCCGATGGCAAAGGCCGCATTGAATGGGCCATCGCCTGGCCGCGCGAGGACGAAGACGGCCACAGCTCGCTGTTCTGCAACACCATTCCCACGCCCGAAGGCGGCACCCACGAGGCAGGCCTGCGCGCCGCCCTCACCAAAGGGTTGCGCACGCTGGGCGACATGACCAAAAACAAGCGCGCCAGCACCATCATGGCGGATGACGTGATGCAGGGCGCCATTGTCATCATGTCGCTATTCATCAAGGAGCCGCAATTTCAGGGACAGACGAAAGATAAACTCGTCAGCAACGACGCCACCCGGCTGGTTGAAGGCGCGCTGCGCGACCCGTTCGACCATTTCCTTTCCGCCAATCTTGAGCAAGGCAATGCGCTGCTCAACCACATTATTTATAAAGCGGAAGAGCGCCTGCGCCGCCGTCAGGAAAAGAACGTCAAACGCCAGAATGTCACCTCGCGTCTGCGCCTGCCCGGCAAGCTGGCCGATTGCACCCGCAGCATCCCCCAAGGCACCGAGCTGTTTTTGGTGGAAGGGGATTCGGCAGGCGGCTCCGCCAAGCAAGCGCGCGAGCGCGAGACACAGGCGGTGCTGCCCTTACGCGGCAAAATCCTCAACGTGGCCAGCGCCACCATCGACAAAATCCGCGGCAACCAGGAGATTTCCGATCTCATGCAGGCGTTGGGTGTTTCCACCGGCAGCCAGTTCGACATTGCCGCGTTGCGTTACGAAAAAGTCGTCATCATGACCGATGCAGACGTCGATGGCGCGCATATTGCCTCGTTGCTGATGACATTTTTCTATCAGGAAATGCCCAAGCTCATCAGCCACGGCCATCTCTATCTCGCGCAGCCGCCATTGTTCCGCATCATCGCCGGTGGCGTGACGTATTATGCGCAGACGGATGTCGAGAAGGATAAACTCGTCGCCCAGCTTGCCGTGAAACATAAAAGCAAAATCGAGATCGGCCGCTTCAAGGGCCTTGGCGAAATGACCGCCGCGCAGCTCAAGGAAACCACGATGGATCCGAAAAAGCGCACGCTGCTGAAAGTCGAAATCGCCCACGAGGATATCGACGACACCGCCGAGCGGGTGAACCAGCTGATGGGCAAAAAACCGGAGCTGCGCTTCAAATTCATCCGCGAACAAACCGAGCTTTACGGCGATAAATTCCGCGAAGCGCTCGACGTTTAA
- a CDS encoding PstS family phosphate ABC transporter substrate-binding protein, translating into MTAHARDQLRIVGSSTVFPFVAAAAEQFGRGGLFRTPIVEATGTGGGIKMFCEGVGADYPDMVNASRPIKDSEVAQCASKGVSAITEIRIGFDGIVLANAREATAFPLTRRILFLALARDVPRDGKLIANPYTRWQQIDASLPDSPIEVYGPPPSSGTRDAFSELVMGEGCALVTEMKALVSDRETLKHRCMTMREDGVFIEAGEDDNLIVQKLINNPGALGVFGYSFLESNAALVKANAVDGVMPSYAAIEGGNYHVARSLYVYVKDAHLKTVAGLGEFARELTSDAASGEDGYLIMKGLLPLPKTEHNAMKKVTAGLRP; encoded by the coding sequence ATGACCGCGCATGCGCGCGATCAACTGCGTATCGTTGGCTCCTCAACTGTGTTTCCCTTTGTGGCGGCGGCAGCGGAGCAATTCGGCCGCGGCGGGCTGTTCCGCACCCCAATTGTAGAAGCAACCGGCACCGGCGGCGGCATCAAAATGTTCTGCGAGGGCGTCGGCGCAGATTATCCGGATATGGTGAACGCCTCGCGGCCGATCAAGGATTCCGAAGTGGCGCAATGCGCCAGCAAGGGCGTCAGCGCCATCACTGAAATCAGGATTGGCTTTGATGGCATTGTGCTCGCAAACGCGCGCGAGGCCACAGCGTTTCCGCTGACGCGGCGCATTCTTTTTCTGGCGCTGGCGCGTGATGTGCCGCGCGACGGCAAACTTATCGCCAACCCCTACACGCGTTGGCAACAGATCGACGCTAGCCTGCCTGATAGCCCGATCGAGGTCTATGGCCCACCGCCCAGCTCCGGCACGCGGGATGCGTTTTCCGAGCTGGTGATGGGCGAGGGCTGCGCGCTGGTGACGGAAATGAAAGCGCTGGTCAGCGACCGCGAAACGCTGAAACACCGCTGCATGACGATGCGCGAGGACGGCGTTTTCATCGAAGCGGGTGAGGACGATAATTTGATCGTGCAGAAGCTGATTAATAACCCTGGCGCGCTGGGCGTGTTTGGTTACAGCTTCCTCGAATCCAACGCCGCGCTGGTGAAGGCAAACGCGGTGGATGGGGTGATGCCCAGCTACGCGGCGATTGAAGGCGGCAACTACCATGTCGCGCGCAGCCTGTATGTGTATGTGAAGGACGCCCACCTGAAAACGGTGGCGGGCCTGGGCGAATTCGCCCGCGAGTTAACCTCGGATGCAGCAAGTGGCGAAGATGGCTACCTCATCATGAAAGGCCTGTTGCCACTGCCGAAAACCGAGCATAACGCAATGAAGAAAGTGACGGCAGGGCTGCGGCCTTAA